TTTCCCTGCTTTTTCGCAATCGTTTTGCGTAATTCTTTTAACTGAGCAAACAATGCTTCATCCAATCCTCCGCCTGCTTGCCCCTGTTCCTTCTCCGATGCTGCTTTAGTTTGTTCAAGATTATATTCCCGATCTTCAGCTATAAAAAAGACATGATCCTTTTTCTCCTTTAATGCTTTTTGGCCTTTTTCAGTTAATTTAAGAACACCATAAGTCTCAATATCTTTTTGAAGGAAATTCTGAACGGTGGCCTGGCGAATAATTGATTTCCAAAAGTTCTCCGATTCTTTTTTCCCGATTCCGAAATGTTTGGTAGTTTCTAATTTATACGACTTAGTTACAGGATTTTCTTTCCCGACAATGACTGCAATTAAATCTTTGGTCTTAAATTTCTCTTCCAGATCTTTGACAAGTTTCAATACAATTGCCAGTTCTTTTGAGGCATCCTTCAAGGTCGGCGGATTGGTGGCATTGTCACACATTTTTGCGCCCAAACCATTTTCCGGATCAAACTGCTCGCCGAAATAATATAGAATGTACTGTCGCCGACTCATAGAAGTTTCCACATAACCTACGACCTCATTCAAGAGCTGCAATCCAATTTCTCTTTCAGAAACGGGTTTTTGAGCCAGGAATTTTTCAAGTTTTTCAATATCTTTTGGATCGTAAAAAGCCAGACAATAACCTTCTCCTCCGTCTCGTCCGGCACGACCTGTTTCCTGATAATAGCTTTCCAAAGATTTTGGAATATCGTAATGGATAACAAAACGCACATCGGGTTTATCGATTCCCATTCCAAACGCAATAGTTGCAACAATTACATCGGCGTCTTCCATCAGGAATTTATCCTGATTCATTACGCGTGTTTTTTGGTCTAAACCTGCGTGATAGGGCAAAGCATTAATCCCATTAACTTGCAGAACTTGAGCAAATTCCTCTACTTTTCTACGACTCAGGCAATAAACAATCCCAGATTTACCTTTCCTTGCATTGATGAATTTTACAATTTCCCGATCAATATTCACCTTCGGTCGCACTTCATAAAATAAATTGGGTCTGTTAAAACTTTCTTTAAAAACAACAGCATTGCTCATTCCCAAAGTTTTCTGAATATCATCTTGAACCTTCGGAGTAGCAGTTGCCGTTAAAGCAATCACGGGAACATCTGCAATTTTATCAATAATGGTTTTCAGGTTTCTATATTCCGGGCGGAAATCATGACCCCATTCTGAAATACAGTGTGCCTCATCAATTGCTACAAAAGAAATAGGAACTTCTTTCAGAAATTCTAAATATTCCTCTTTAATTAAAGATTCCGGAGCGACGTATAATAATTTTGTCACTCCGGATTTTATATCGTCAAAAACTTGTTTTGTTTGGGTTTTGTTCAGCGAAGAATTCAGAACGTGCGCAATTCCTTCAACTGAAGAAAGCCCGTTAATCGCATCAACCTGATTTTTCATCAAAGCTATTAAGGGAGAAACCACAATGGCAGTTCCTTTAGAAATTAGGGCGGGAAGCT
This DNA window, taken from Kaistella carnis, encodes the following:
- the recQ gene encoding DNA helicase RecQ; translation: MNTIPTDLSKELKKYFGFSTFKGHQETIIKTLLKGEDVFVLMPTGGGKSLCYQLPALISKGTAIVVSPLIALMKNQVDAINGLSSVEGIAHVLNSSLNKTQTKQVFDDIKSGVTKLLYVAPESLIKEEYLEFLKEVPISFVAIDEAHCISEWGHDFRPEYRNLKTIIDKIADVPVIALTATATPKVQDDIQKTLGMSNAVVFKESFNRPNLFYEVRPKVNIDREIVKFINARKGKSGIVYCLSRRKVEEFAQVLQVNGINALPYHAGLDQKTRVMNQDKFLMEDADVIVATIAFGMGIDKPDVRFVIHYDIPKSLESYYQETGRAGRDGGEGYCLAFYDPKDIEKLEKFLAQKPVSEREIGLQLLNEVVGYVETSMSRRQYILYYFGEQFDPENGLGAKMCDNATNPPTLKDASKELAIVLKLVKDLEEKFKTKDLIAVIVGKENPVTKSYKLETTKHFGIGKKESENFWKSIIRQATVQNFLQKDIETYGVLKLTEKGQKALKEKKDHVFFIAEDREYNLEQTKAASEKEQGQAGGGLDEALFAQLKELRKTIAKKQGKPPYTIFMDPSLEDMTVQYPITVQEIGNIYGVGDGKAKKYGKEFAEFIKKYVEENNIERTQDMVMKTVANKSSHKVFIIQSTDKKIDLEDIAKAKNLSMDDLLKEMERIVYQGTKLNVDYYIDENFDEDIVEEFMTFMGESESDSMKILLAEFGDDLSDEEVRMLRIKFISDVAN